A window of Desulfobacterales bacterium contains these coding sequences:
- the glp gene encoding gephyrin-like molybdotransferase Glp, protein MTEFFQVTPIETVFEYMPRFSGMDTEKVPLFSASSRILAENIIPATDYPDFNRATMDGYAVKAEATFGASEANPVYLSLAGSIAMGETPSAGIRPEETMAISTGGMLPNGADGVVMREYVTQLDHATIEIVRSLAPWSNVIAAGEDMKAGETVIPAGTRLRPQELGTLAALGRNPIPVFKKPLIGIISTGDEILPIEAMPASGQIRDINTYTLAGMVENCGGRFRSYGIIADDAQALHDVCLRAMTEVDMLLISGGSSVGTRDITIQAVSDLPDAEILVHGIPLSPGKPTILARSGRLPIWGLPGQVTSAMIVFDRVVRRFIEYASGLDMALTNPDIRVPATLTRNLNSTPGRTDYIRTRLTASDNGYMAEPILGKSGLIHTMIKADGLIEIDMNTEGLEKGARVNVILFR, encoded by the coding sequence ATGACGGAATTCTTTCAAGTCACCCCCATTGAAACGGTTTTTGAATACATGCCCCGGTTTTCCGGGATGGATACGGAAAAGGTCCCGCTGTTTTCCGCCAGCAGCCGAATCCTTGCGGAAAACATAATCCCGGCAACCGATTATCCGGATTTTAACCGCGCCACCATGGACGGCTACGCGGTGAAAGCCGAGGCAACATTCGGCGCCTCCGAAGCCAATCCGGTGTATCTTTCTCTTGCCGGCAGTATCGCCATGGGTGAGACGCCGTCAGCCGGTATCCGCCCGGAGGAGACCATGGCCATCTCCACCGGCGGCATGCTGCCAAACGGGGCGGACGGTGTGGTCATGCGCGAATATGTCACCCAGCTCGATCATGCCACCATAGAAATCGTGCGAAGCCTTGCCCCCTGGTCAAACGTGATCGCCGCGGGAGAAGATATGAAGGCGGGCGAAACCGTAATCCCGGCCGGGACCCGGCTTCGGCCCCAGGAATTGGGAACCCTGGCAGCCCTGGGAAGAAACCCCATCCCTGTTTTTAAAAAGCCCTTGATCGGGATTATTTCCACCGGTGATGAGATACTTCCCATTGAAGCCATGCCAGCGTCCGGCCAGATCCGGGACATCAACACCTATACCCTGGCGGGCATGGTCGAAAACTGCGGCGGCCGCTTCCGATCTTACGGGATCATTGCCGATGATGCCCAAGCATTACACGACGTATGTCTCCGGGCAATGACGGAGGTGGATATGCTCCTGATCTCCGGCGGCAGCTCAGTGGGCACCCGGGATATAACCATCCAGGCCGTCTCTGACCTGCCGGATGCGGAGATACTCGTGCACGGCATTCCGTTAAGCCCCGGAAAACCGACAATTCTTGCCAGGTCCGGGCGGCTCCCGATCTGGGGCCTTCCCGGCCAGGTGACATCGGCCATGATCGTATTTGACCGGGTGGTCCGCCGGTTTATCGAATACGCATCCGGCCTGGACATGGCCCTGACAAACCCGGACATCCGGGTCCCGGCTACCCTGACCCGAAATCTCAATTCCACGCCGGGCCGCACGGATTATATACGGACCCGGCTTACGGCAAGTGATAACGGCTATATGGCCGAGCCCATCCTTGGCAAATCCGGACTCATCCATACCATGATCAAGGCGGACGGCCTGATTGAAATCGACATGAATACCGAGGGGCTTGAAAAAGGCGCCCGGGTTAACGTCATACTATTCAGATAA
- a CDS encoding molybdopterin biosynthesis protein: protein MSSHKRNIYLQKKPLEDARKTILDAFAETSPARQWIPVTESVGRVLAEPVFAAVSSPNFHAAAMDGVAVKAADTFGAAETRPLKLQAGRTAFPVNTGHIMPEETDGVIMIEQINWLENDWIEIEAPVYPWQNVRKMGEDIVATELVFPRNHKITPHCLGALITAGISSVYVFKKPTALILPTGSELVDLAAVDPPTLAPGKILESNSHMLGRMVEACGGSYRRHDIVADDTQTIRAAIEDADSADIDLILILGGSSAGSEDYARAVIEELGSVLVHGVTMMPGKPVIAGSINGKPAFGMPGYPVSAIIAFEQLIRPLIHQMIRQPEPETRRIHALSTRKLASKLGVEEFIRVKLGQVGDNIVATPLPRGAGCITSFTEADGIIRIPSAVEGIDANTPVPAELLRPLPSIYNTLVCVGSHDNSLDIISDMIREKSSQTSLSSSHVGSMGGLMAIKKGLCHIAGTHLLDTSDGSYNISYIKQYLPERCVHLIHLVKRDQGLIVRPGNPKKIKDIKDLARPEVQFMNRQGGSGTRILLDYRLNELGLKPADIAGYFNEEYTHMAVAVAVLSGAADAGLGIYAAAKALNLEFIPVVTESYELVIPDEFIEKPEIRLLFDIINSAEFKSRVAALGGYHLENTGTWIWKNR, encoded by the coding sequence ATGAGCAGCCACAAGCGAAACATTTATCTGCAGAAAAAACCCCTTGAAGACGCCAGAAAGACCATTCTGGACGCTTTTGCCGAAACATCCCCGGCCAGACAATGGATTCCGGTAACAGAATCCGTGGGCCGGGTGCTTGCCGAACCCGTATTTGCGGCCGTTTCATCCCCCAATTTTCACGCGGCCGCCATGGACGGGGTGGCGGTGAAAGCGGCCGATACGTTCGGGGCCGCCGAAACCCGCCCCTTGAAGCTTCAGGCGGGCCGCACCGCATTTCCGGTCAACACCGGCCATATCATGCCCGAAGAAACGGATGGGGTGATCATGATCGAGCAGATCAACTGGCTGGAAAATGACTGGATAGAAATTGAAGCCCCGGTCTACCCGTGGCAGAATGTCCGTAAAATGGGTGAGGATATTGTGGCCACCGAACTGGTGTTTCCCCGCAATCACAAGATCACGCCCCATTGTCTGGGGGCGCTTATCACTGCCGGAATCTCAAGTGTCTATGTCTTTAAAAAACCAACCGCCCTTATCCTGCCTACAGGCTCCGAACTGGTTGACCTGGCGGCAGTTGACCCGCCAACTCTGGCGCCCGGCAAAATTCTGGAATCAAACTCCCACATGCTGGGCCGGATGGTGGAAGCCTGCGGCGGGAGCTACCGGCGGCATGATATCGTGGCGGATGATACCCAAACCATCCGCGCGGCCATAGAGGATGCGGATAGCGCGGATATTGATCTCATCCTGATTCTGGGCGGATCATCGGCCGGCTCTGAGGATTATGCCCGGGCGGTGATTGAAGAGCTCGGATCTGTGCTGGTGCACGGGGTTACCATGATGCCCGGAAAACCCGTTATCGCCGGCAGCATCAACGGCAAGCCGGCATTCGGCATGCCCGGCTATCCGGTATCGGCCATTATTGCCTTTGAACAGCTGATCCGGCCCCTTATCCACCAGATGATCCGTCAGCCGGAACCCGAAACCCGGCGCATCCATGCGCTGTCCACCCGAAAGCTTGCTTCCAAGCTCGGCGTGGAGGAATTTATCCGGGTCAAACTCGGGCAGGTAGGGGACAATATCGTGGCCACCCCCCTGCCCCGGGGAGCGGGCTGCATTACAAGCTTTACAGAAGCCGACGGCATCATCAGAATTCCAAGCGCCGTTGAAGGCATAGACGCCAACACCCCGGTTCCCGCAGAACTCCTCCGGCCATTACCCAGCATCTACAACACCCTGGTCTGCGTGGGCAGCCATGACAACAGCCTGGATATTATTTCGGATATGATCCGGGAAAAAAGCAGCCAAACAAGCCTTTCCTCGAGTCACGTGGGCAGCATGGGCGGCCTCATGGCAATTAAAAAAGGACTTTGCCATATTGCCGGCACCCATCTGCTTGATACATCGGATGGAAGTTATAATATTTCATATATAAAACAGTATCTGCCAGAGCGATGCGTTCACCTGATCCACCTGGTAAAACGGGATCAGGGCCTGATCGTCCGGCCCGGGAATCCGAAAAAAATAAAGGATATCAAAGACCTTGCCCGCCCGGAGGTTCAGTTTATGAACCGCCAGGGGGGATCCGGCACACGGATTCTTCTGGATTACCGCTTAAATGAACTGGGGCTTAAGCCGGCGGATATCGCAGGCTATTTCAATGAAGAATATACCCATATGGCGGTGGCCGTGGCCGTTTTGAGCGGGGCCGCGGACGCGGGCTTAGGCATTTATGCCGCGGCCAAAGCCTTGAACCTTGAATTTATACCCGTGGTCACCGAATCCTATGAACTGGTGATACCGGATGAATTCATCGAAAAGCCGGAAATCCGGCTTCTATTTGACATCATCAATTCTGCGGAATTTAAATCCCGGGTGGCGGCGCTCGGGGGATATCATTTGGAAAACACCGGCACATGGATATGGAAAAACAGATGA
- a CDS encoding archease, translating to MHYELLDHTADLGLRITAEDIYELFEAAAHAMFDQIVDRSVLTGGTKETLTVSGMDKPDLLVSWLRELLYIWNGRERLVKWVHIEQMDESHIAASIWHDPFDPATHEILADIKAVTYHGVNVEQTPKEWVATVIFDV from the coding sequence ATGCACTACGAATTGCTGGATCATACGGCGGATTTAGGGCTTCGCATCACCGCGGAGGATATCTACGAACTGTTTGAAGCCGCGGCGCACGCCATGTTTGACCAAATCGTGGACCGATCGGTATTAACCGGCGGAACAAAGGAGACCCTCACGGTATCCGGCATGGATAAACCGGATCTGCTGGTCAGTTGGCTGCGTGAGCTTCTGTATATCTGGAACGGCCGGGAGCGTCTGGTCAAGTGGGTCCATATTGAACAGATGGACGAGAGCCATATCGCGGCCAGCATCTGGCATGATCCGTTTGATCCGGCAACACATGAAATTTTAGCAGACATCAAGGCGGTGACCTATCACGGTGTTAATGTGGAACAGACGCCCAAAGAGTGGGTGGCCACTGTTATATTTGATGTATAA
- a CDS encoding RtcB family protein, with protein sequence MELIQIDPYRWEIKKAGAMRVPARIYSSRKLIGAVKKDETFRQLVNVAQLPGILNAALAMPDIHWGYGFPIGGVAGFDVEEGVISPGGVGYDINCGVRLAATHITHEEIKPHLETLISALYQNIPTGVGATGQVKLSNTDLKKVLKQGSRWAVAQGFGEAADIDRTEDQGCMPDADPDAVTQKALERGRKQLGTLGSGNHFLEIGVVEKIHDPAAADVFGLAEGLVTVLLHTGSRGFGHQTCDDFLATMTKNRTIDGMELPDRQLACARIQSAAGQRYYRAMACAANFAWANRQILIHNTRETFEQVLGIGPRQLGMRQVYDICHNIAKFEQHTVDGQSRRICVHRKGATRAFPPNHPDLCAEYQKTGQPILIPGDMGTASYVLTGTPNAMEETFGSTCHGAGRVMSRKAAKKSARGRSLEKELAEKGVITRWTGRSTLAEEMPEAYKNVTEVVDVVAGSGISKIVAKLRPIAVIKG encoded by the coding sequence ATGGAACTTATCCAAATTGATCCCTATCGCTGGGAGATAAAAAAAGCCGGCGCCATGCGGGTGCCCGCCCGGATTTATTCGAGCCGGAAGCTCATTGGGGCGGTTAAAAAGGATGAAACCTTCCGGCAGCTGGTCAACGTGGCCCAGCTGCCGGGAATTTTAAACGCAGCCCTGGCCATGCCGGATATCCATTGGGGCTATGGCTTCCCCATCGGCGGGGTGGCCGGATTTGACGTGGAAGAAGGGGTCATCTCCCCCGGCGGCGTGGGCTATGATATCAACTGCGGGGTGCGGCTGGCGGCCACACATATCACCCATGAGGAGATCAAGCCGCATCTGGAAACATTGATTTCCGCCCTTTACCAGAACATCCCCACCGGTGTGGGCGCCACCGGCCAGGTCAAGCTATCCAATACGGATCTGAAAAAAGTGTTGAAACAGGGCAGCCGATGGGCGGTTGCCCAGGGATTCGGCGAGGCGGCAGACATTGACCGCACAGAGGATCAGGGGTGCATGCCGGATGCGGATCCGGATGCGGTCACCCAAAAAGCCCTGGAGCGCGGCCGCAAACAGTTGGGCACCCTGGGATCCGGCAACCATTTTCTGGAAATCGGCGTGGTGGAAAAAATCCATGATCCGGCGGCCGCCGACGTCTTCGGCCTGGCCGAAGGATTGGTCACGGTGCTCCTGCATACCGGCTCCCGGGGGTTTGGCCACCAAACCTGCGACGATTTCCTGGCCACCATGACGAAAAACCGAACAATTGACGGCATGGAGCTGCCGGACCGCCAGCTGGCCTGTGCCAGGATTCAATCCGCGGCCGGGCAAAGGTATTACCGGGCCATGGCCTGTGCCGCCAATTTCGCCTGGGCCAACCGGCAGATCCTGATCCACAATACCCGGGAGACGTTTGAGCAGGTCCTGGGGATCGGCCCGCGGCAGTTGGGTATGCGACAGGTCTATGACATCTGCCATAATATCGCCAAATTTGAACAACACACGGTGGACGGACAATCCCGGCGCATCTGCGTGCACCGAAAGGGGGCCACACGGGCCTTTCCCCCAAATCATCCGGATCTCTGCGCAGAATACCAAAAAACCGGTCAGCCGATCCTGATTCCCGGGGATATGGGCACCGCATCCTATGTGCTTACCGGTACGCCAAATGCCATGGAAGAGACCTTCGGTTCCACCTGCCATGGAGCGGGGCGCGTCATGAGCCGAAAGGCGGCGAAAAAATCCGCCAGGGGCCGTTCACTTGAAAAAGAGCTTGCCGAAAAAGGCGTGATTACCCGGTGGACCGGTAGATCCACACTGGCTGAGGAAATGCCTGAAGCCTACAAGAATGTCACCGAAGTTGTGGATGTGGTGGCGGGCTCCGGGATATCGAAAATTGTGGCCAAGCTTCGGCCCATTGCGGTCATTAAGGGCTAA